CCACGGCCGGCGGCCATTGCTCGGGCGGCACGCTGGCGGCGCGCTGGATCAGGTCCAGCAGAAACTGGCCGTCCTGGCGCACGGTGCGCGGGTGCATGTCTTCGATTTTCGCCAACGCGCCGAGATTATCCGGCTGGGTACGGGCCAAGGGCCACAGCGAATGCTCGCGAATGATGCGATTGCGCGGCAGGTCACGGGCCCGCGCCTCACGTTCGCGCCAGGCGCACAGTTCGCGCAGCACGGCCAATTGGGCACGGGACAGCTTCCAGGCGAGCTTGGCCTCGCGGTAGACCTCGTACGGGTCGACCTCGCGACGCAGGTTGGCCACCAGTTCGGCGCCGTCCTCCAGGACCCAGCGGTATTTTTCGTCGCAAAGCTTCGGGCGCAACAGTACGAAAACTTCTGCCAGGTGCACAGCATCCTCTGCCGCGTAGCTGATCTGCGTCTCGGACAGCGGCCGTTGCAACCAGTCGGAACGGGTCTCGCCCTTGGGCAACTCGATACCCAGCACTTCCTGTACCAGCCGCGAATAACCCATGGAGAAACCCAGGTTCAGGTAGGCGGCGGCCAATTGAGTATCGAACAGCGGCGCAGGCAGGCTGCCGGTCAGGCGCAGCAGCACTTCAAGGTCTTCGCTGCAGGCGTGCAACACCTTGAGCACCGCCGGGTTTTCCAGCAGTGCGGCCAAGGGTTGCCAATTGTCGATGGTCAAGGGGTCGATCAGGTAGGCACGCTTGCCGTCGCCGATCTGCAATAAACCGGCAATAGGGTAAAAGGTGTCGACCCGCATGAATTCGGTGTCGAGGGCGACGAATGGCAACTGCTGCCACTCGGCGCAAAACTGACCGAGGCTATCGTTGTCGCGAATCCAGTGAATATCGATGGCCACACGGCTCTCCCTTGAAGAATGGCGCGCAGTATATATCGCCGCTGGCGATTGCGAGCATCCATAGAGCAGCAGCCTAAGAGAAATCGCCTGCGAAAAAGCAAGAATAGTCCTACATCAGGACTTAACCGGTCTTACGCAATACATAAACACGCGTCAGTGCGAAACCGGGCAGGAAATCCTGATGCCAGAGCACGCTAAACCCCGCCTGGCGAAACTCGGCTTCGAGACTGGCCTTGTCGGCCAGGCTCCGTTGCGGCGCCTGGCCGATCTTGAGGCGTCCTTCGATTTGCACCGAAACGATCACCGTGTCGCGACTGACCCGATGAAATTCGCGCAACAGCGCCAGGCGATGCTCGCTGGCGCTGACGTGGCGAAACAGTTGCAGACAACAAATACAATCGACCGCGTTGGCCGACAGCCCGATGGTGAATGCTGAACTCGGGAAGGTCTTGACCCGTTGGAGCAACGCGCCGCCATGGTGGGTGAGCGCATGTTCGAGCATGTCCCGCGATGGGTCCGCTGCCAGGATGACCCGATTGGCGTGCTCGGCCAGCACCGGCCAGAACCGCCCCGCGCCACAGGCCACATCCAGCACCAACCCGGGCTCGCCCGCCACCTTCAAAGCGTTGCGCACCATGTGCTCGTCGCGCCAGAACGCCAGGCGCAAGCGTCGAGACGCCGGCCGACAGCAAACCTGTGCATGTTCCTGGTCATGCTGCCTGGCGAACTCAAGCTCGACGGTGGATGGGGGTAGCCCGGACATACGAACGGCTCTTGGAATTGGATGGATGACAGGTTAAACAACGCTGCGTGAAAAAAAGGTCCAGGCCATCACTCCCGGGCCAGGACACCGTCAATCACCGCACCGCGGCAGCTGGCGAACAGGTCCAGGTCCCGGTTGTAGACCTGGCTGTTGACTTCCAGCAGCCCGAGCATCGAGTGAAACAGGTTGTCCTGGCTCAACGGCTTTTGCCGACTCAGTTGCAGGCAATGGGTGTCGACCGAAAAAGACTTCTGATAGCTGTCGGAAAACCAGGCCAGCATCGCCACGTGTTTCTGTTGCTCCGGAGCGAGCATGTAGGGCGTGCCATGGAGAAACAGGTTGTACTCGCCCAAGGACTCGCCATGGTCCGACAGGTACAGCATGGCCGTATCGACCTTGTCCTGGTTGGCCCGCAGCAGATCGATCAGGGTCGAGAGCACATGATCGGTGTACACAAGCGTGTTGTCATAGCCGTTGACGATGCTCTCGCGGCTGCAATTGTTCAGCGCGTTGCTTTCGCACACCGGGGTGAAATGCTCGTATTCCTTGGGATAGCGCTTGAAGTATTCCGGCCCGTGGCTGCCCATCTGGTGCAGCACCAGCACGGTGTCCTTATCGAGCGTGTCGATGAAATGCTGCAGCCCCTGGAGCAGAATCTCGTCGCGGCACTCGCTGTTGGCACACAGGTTTGGATCCTTCAGATTGCTCACATCCTGCACGGTGACCCGATCACAGGTGCCCTTGCAGCCAGACTGGTTGTCCCGCCAGATCACCTCCAGCCCGGCGCGCTTGAGCACATC
The sequence above is drawn from the Pseudomonas sp. St316 genome and encodes:
- a CDS encoding class I SAM-dependent methyltransferase, with the translated sequence MSGLPPSTVELEFARQHDQEHAQVCCRPASRRLRLAFWRDEHMVRNALKVAGEPGLVLDVACGAGRFWPVLAEHANRVILAADPSRDMLEHALTHHGGALLQRVKTFPSSAFTIGLSANAVDCICCLQLFRHVSASEHRLALLREFHRVSRDTVIVSVQIEGRLKIGQAPQRSLADKASLEAEFRQAGFSVLWHQDFLPGFALTRVYVLRKTG
- the rnd gene encoding ribonuclease D; translated protein: MAIDIHWIRDNDSLGQFCAEWQQLPFVALDTEFMRVDTFYPIAGLLQIGDGKRAYLIDPLTIDNWQPLAALLENPAVLKVLHACSEDLEVLLRLTGSLPAPLFDTQLAAAYLNLGFSMGYSRLVQEVLGIELPKGETRSDWLQRPLSETQISYAAEDAVHLAEVFVLLRPKLCDEKYRWVLEDGAELVANLRREVDPYEVYREAKLAWKLSRAQLAVLRELCAWREREARARDLPRNRIIREHSLWPLARTQPDNLGALAKIEDMHPRTVRQDGQFLLDLIQRAASVPPEQWPPAVAEPLPIEASALVKRLRALGQAEAERLEIAPELMLRKKTLEALIKSGFPEGPYQLPDSLRGWRRELMGQALLDSLATAGEQP